A portion of the Tamandua tetradactyla isolate mTamTet1 chromosome 16, mTamTet1.pri, whole genome shotgun sequence genome contains these proteins:
- the ZNF146 gene encoding zinc finger protein OZF, whose amino-acid sequence MSNHSQQRIYSGGNPFACKVCGKVFSHKSNLTEHEHFHTREKPFECNECGKAFSQKQYVIKHQNTHTGEKLFECNECGKSFSQKENLLTHQKIHTGEKPFECKDCGKAFIQKSNLIRHQRTHTGEKPFVCKECGKTFSGKSNLTEHEKIHIGEKPFKCSECGTAFGQKKYLIKHQNIHTGEKPYECNECGKAFSQRTSLIVHVRIHSGDKPYECNVCGKAFSQSSSLTVHVRSHTGEKPYGCNECGKAFSQFSTLALHLRIHTGKKPYQCSECGKAFSQKSHHIRHQKIHTH is encoded by the coding sequence ATGTCAAACCACAGTCAGCAGAGAATTTATAGTGGGGGAAACCCCTTTGCCTGTAAGGtatgtgggaaagtcttcagCCACAAATCAAACCTCACTGAGCATGAACATTTTCACACTAGAGAGAAACCTtttgaatgtaatgaatgtggaaaagccttcagccaAAAGCAGTATGTTATTAAACATCAAaacactcatactggagagaagctTTTTGAATGCAACGAGTGTGGAAAATCATtcagccagaaggaaaacctTCTTACCCATCAGAAGATTCACACAGGTGAGAAACCATTTGAGTGTAAGGATTGTGGAAAAGCTTTCATACAGAAGTCAAACCTCATTAGACACCAGAGAACTCACACGGGAGAGAAGCCCTTTGTATGTAAGgagtgtgggaaaaccttcagtggCAAATCAAACCTTACTGAGCATGAGAAAATTCATATTGGAGAGAAACCCTTTAAATGTAGTGAATGTGGCACAGCTTTTGGCCAGAAGAAGTACCTCATAAAACATCAAAAcatccacactggagagaaaccttatgaatgtaatgaatgtggaaaagccttctctCAACGAACATCACTTATCGTACATGTGAGAATTCATTCGGGTGATAAACCTTATGAATGCAATGTATGTGGAAAAGCATTCTCTCAAAGCTCATCCCTTACTGTGCATGTGAGAAGCCATACAGGTGAGAAGCCCTATGgttgtaatgaatgtgggaaagccttctctCAGTTTTCAACTCTTGCTCTACATTTGAGAATACACACAGGTAAGAAGCCTTATCaatgcagtgaatgtgggaaagctttcagccagaAGTCACACCACATTAGACACCAGAAAATTCATACTCATTAA